Within the Magnetospirillum sp. genome, the region ATCTGCTGCGCCGCCTCATCGGCGCGGGCATCGAGCTCAAGGTCGTGCATGCGCGCGATCTGTGGCTCGTGCGCGTGGACCAAGGCCAGCTCGAACAGGTGATCATCAATCTCGCCGTCAATGCGCGGGACGCGATGCAAGGGGGCGGCACGCTCACGATCCGCACCGGCAATGCGGTGAAGACAGCACCTGAGCGCCACGGCGACGAAGAAATCCCGGCGGGCGACTATGTGCGCATCTCCGTCGAAGATACCGGTACCGGCATTTCGCCCGAAATTCTTGGCCGCATCTTCGAGCCGTTTTTCTCCACCAAAGCGGTGGGCTCAGGTACGGGCCTCGGGCTTTCGACCGTCTACGGCATTGTGCGCCAGACCGGCGGCTTCGTGCAGGTCGACAGCCGACCCGGCCAAGGTTCCACCTTCACGCTGCTGCTGCCGCGCTGGATGGGAGCGGCCCAAGCCGAAGGGGCGGCCGAGCCCGCGGCACGGCGCCGCGACTTGACCGGTGCCGGGACCGTGCTGCTCGTCGAGGACGAAGACGCCGTACGCCTGTTTGGCGCCCGCGCCTTGCGCAACAAGGGCTACAAAGTGGTCGAAGCCAAAACCGGCGACGCCGCACTTGAGATCGTGCGCGAGATGGGATCGAGCATCGACCTCATGATCACCGACGTGGTCATGCCACAGATGGACGGCACGACCTTGATCCGCGAATCGCGCAAGCTCTTTCCCAATCTCAAGATCATCTGCATTTCGGGCTACGCCGAAGAACAATTCCGGCAGACGCTGGAAGGCTTCGACAACGTGCATTTCCTGCCCAAACCCTTCAGCCTCGATCAGCTCGCCGCGAAGGCCAAAGAAGCGATGCGCCCGGCCTGAGGCCGCACGCCAGCACTAGCACGCATGAAAACCGCCGCCCGGAATGGGTGCGGGCATCCAGATGCCGAGAATGCGCCCGTGCGGTGCGACAGGCTCGAGCACGATCGCCGCCCCTTCCGGAAAAGCGCGCCCGCCGACGGGCTCGCCCAACACCATGATCGCGGGCGTGCGATGGCCGACGAGCAAGCGGTTCGCACCCGCCGGCACAGGCGTGCTGAACAGCCGCGCGTGTGCGGCCAGGACTTCGCCCAGGCGCGTACCGGCATAGTCGTCGGCTAGAAGATCGTCGGTCACGCGCACTTGCGCTTGCCCGAAGGCGAACTCGGCCGTATCGCGCGCGCGATAAACCGGACCCGCAAGCACAGGCATCTCAACCGGAATGCGGTGCGCCGCGAACGCCTGGCCGATCGCGCGCGACTGCGCTTGCCCGGCTGCCGAAATGTTGCGCTGGCCCTCGCGGTCGCCGATGCGAAACGAACGGTCGCACGGCATGCCGAGTGTGTCGGCATGGCGGAAATAGAGCACAAGCCCGCCCGCTTGCATCCGCGCGATCAAAGCTTGGCCTGCCGCTGAATCGCTCGGCGCCGGTGCAAGCGTCTGCGCTGCGGCCGCATTCGCAAAGAAAAGCGCGAAGGCAAAGATCAGGCGCTTGAACATCTGCGCGCTAGTTCGACAGCCCCGCCACCCGCCATGGCTCGGGCAGGAGTTGCACCGGAACGGCGTTAGCGAGGGTGGCGGCGTGCGGCAGACCCAGCGTTTCGCGCAAGGCCGCGAAGCTGCCGCCGTGCGCCACGATCAGCAAAGGGGCCGGATAGGCCAATGCGCGTGCGACGGCGTTCGCGATGCGCACGCAGAATTCGGCGAAGGGTTCGGCTCCCACGGGCGTTTCGCCCGCATACCATTTGGGCAGCAGCCCGTCTTCGGCTGTCCCTTCGCGCGCACCCCAATGGGTTTCGGCCAAGCCCAGTTCGTAAACGATTTCGAGACCGCGCGATGCCGCGACGATTTCAGCCGTGCGGCGTGCGCGCAGCAACGGGCTTGCGACGATCGTTGCGATTTCGACATTACGCAACGCGCTGGCGGCCGATTGGGCTTGCGCGAGGCCCGTGTCGTTGAGCGGGATATCGCGGCTGCCTTGCAGCAGACCTTGGCGATTCCAGTCGGTCTCGCCGTGGCGCAGAAAGAAAAAAGGAACAAGCGAGATATTGCCCGGCTTGTTCCTTTGATCGGTACCGTACACGCGAGCAGACCCTAGATCGTGCGCGCGACTTCTTCGATTTCGAAGCACTCGATGAGGTCGCCCTCGCGAATGTCTTCGTAGTTTTCGAAGGCCATGCCGCACTCGTAGCCGTCCTGCACCTCG harbors:
- a CDS encoding histidine phosphatase family protein; translated protein: MYGTDQRNKPGNISLVPFFFLRHGETDWNRQGLLQGSRDIPLNDTGLAQAQSAASALRNVEIATIVASPLLRARRTAEIVAASRGLEIVYELGLAETHWGAREGTAEDGLLPKWYAGETPVGAEPFAEFCVRIANAVARALAYPAPLLIVAHGGSFAALRETLGLPHAATLANAVPVQLLPEPWRVAGLSN